In Collimonas arenae, a single genomic region encodes these proteins:
- a CDS encoding DUF4440 domain-containing protein, with the protein MKFFAALILISAVSGCAINGTYPETSDVSGVARCKVISESEIAALFDRWNQSLQTGDPDKVVANYATRSILLPTLSNKPRLTPAEKEDYFQHFLEGQPSGKIDFRFIELGCNSAVDAGLYTFTFRRTGVVVHARYTYTYRWDGKQWLITSHHSSAMPEKM; encoded by the coding sequence ATGAAGTTTTTTGCTGCATTAATTTTGATTTCTGCGGTCAGCGGCTGCGCCATAAATGGAACCTACCCTGAAACGTCAGATGTTTCTGGGGTGGCGAGGTGTAAGGTAATTTCGGAGTCGGAAATTGCTGCGCTCTTTGATCGGTGGAATCAGTCTTTACAAACCGGCGACCCCGACAAGGTTGTCGCCAACTACGCAACGCGTTCAATTCTATTGCCGACTCTCTCAAATAAGCCGCGACTTACGCCAGCCGAGAAGGAAGACTATTTCCAACACTTTCTTGAGGGCCAACCGTCAGGAAAAATCGACTTCCGTTTTATAGAGCTCGGATGTAATTCTGCAGTTGACGCTGGTTTATATACTTTCACCTTCCGAAGGACGGGTGTGGTAGTTCATGCGCGCTACACATATACGTATCGATGGGACGGCAAGCAATGGCTCATTACAAGCCACCATTCTTCAGCAATGCCGGAAAAAATGTAA
- a CDS encoding RelA/SpoT family protein has product MVSLTATQRATQIQLCTAGLSDADSARVLDALAFVEPLYADNVITTGQSALDFSQGVASILALLDTDVETRIAALLFELPLLDASYADTIEQRFGKEISDLVGGIRQLMRLHGFTFGLPQEVMRGKNAAQQAASQVETLRKMLLAMATDMRVVLVRLASRVTALRYFAEHKIENERTSQYARETLDLYAPLANRLGIWQLKWELEDLSFRFIDPVTYKRIAKMLEERRIEREGFVDAAITRLRSELAAADIKAEVSGRPKHIFSIWNKMQGKDLDFSELYDVRAFRVIVDDVKTCYTVLGIVHNIWVPIPKEFDDYISRPKQNGYQSLHTVVLADDDRALEVQIRTNEMHHFAEYGVAAHWRYKESGSSNFSAQKYDEKIAWLRQLLAWKNEVVDAVVEHEDSRREWLEKLKQATLNDHIYVLTPQARVIELPSGATPIDFAYYLHTDVGHRCRGARVDGSMVPLNTPLKNGQTVEIITAKNAPGGSGPSRDWLTPGYAASARTRSKVRAWFNAIEQQETLATGRSLLDKTLQREGKTAVNLEELARKLEFAKLEDLLLALGKDEFSLRHVEQALHDDPGVKPLENSSEFEEAAITRKSRASSVVHGGKSGVLVVGTDGLMTQLAKCCKPAPPDPVVGFITRGKGVSIHRENCKNFAEMRIKAPERVIQTTWGAQEAETVYPVDIFVLASDRQGLLRDISEVFLREKINVIGVSTQSAKAHARMAFTAEIASTAQLQKALTVIREVKGVLEAKRQ; this is encoded by the coding sequence ATGGTTTCGCTCACTGCAACACAACGCGCTACGCAAATCCAGTTATGCACCGCCGGCCTGAGCGATGCGGATAGCGCGCGCGTACTCGATGCGCTGGCATTCGTCGAACCGCTGTATGCTGACAATGTCATCACCACCGGCCAGAGCGCGCTCGATTTTTCTCAGGGAGTGGCCAGCATCCTGGCTTTGCTCGATACCGATGTAGAGACCCGCATCGCGGCTCTGCTGTTTGAACTGCCGCTGCTTGACGCCAGCTATGCCGATACCATCGAACAGCGCTTCGGCAAGGAGATTTCAGATCTGGTCGGCGGCATCCGGCAACTGATGCGCCTGCACGGCTTTACCTTCGGCTTGCCACAAGAAGTCATGCGTGGCAAGAACGCCGCGCAGCAGGCCGCAAGCCAGGTCGAAACCTTACGCAAGATGCTGCTGGCGATGGCCACTGACATGCGCGTGGTGCTGGTGCGGCTGGCCTCGCGGGTCACCGCATTGCGCTATTTTGCCGAGCACAAGATCGAAAACGAGCGCACCAGTCAATACGCGCGCGAGACGCTCGATCTCTATGCGCCGCTGGCCAACCGGCTCGGGATCTGGCAGCTCAAGTGGGAACTGGAAGACCTGTCATTTCGCTTTATCGATCCGGTCACCTACAAGCGCATCGCCAAGATGCTGGAAGAGCGACGCATCGAGCGCGAGGGTTTTGTGGATGCGGCCATCACGCGCTTGCGCAGCGAACTGGCGGCGGCTGACATCAAGGCTGAAGTCTCAGGGCGGCCCAAGCACATTTTCAGCATCTGGAACAAGATGCAAGGCAAGGATCTTGATTTTTCCGAGCTGTACGACGTCCGTGCATTCCGTGTGATCGTCGACGACGTCAAGACCTGCTATACGGTGCTCGGCATCGTCCATAACATCTGGGTGCCGATCCCGAAAGAGTTCGACGATTATATTTCACGGCCGAAGCAGAACGGCTATCAGTCGCTGCACACGGTGGTGCTGGCCGACGATGACCGCGCTCTCGAAGTGCAGATTCGCACCAATGAAATGCACCATTTTGCCGAATACGGCGTGGCGGCGCACTGGCGCTACAAAGAATCCGGCAGCTCCAATTTTTCGGCGCAAAAATACGACGAGAAAATTGCGTGGTTGCGGCAGCTGCTAGCCTGGAAGAACGAAGTGGTGGATGCGGTGGTCGAGCATGAAGACAGCCGTCGCGAGTGGCTGGAAAAACTCAAGCAAGCCACCCTCAACGATCATATCTACGTATTGACGCCGCAAGCGCGCGTGATCGAATTGCCGAGCGGCGCCACGCCTATCGATTTCGCCTACTACCTTCACACCGACGTCGGCCACCGTTGCCGTGGGGCGCGCGTGGATGGCAGCATGGTGCCACTGAATACGCCGCTGAAGAATGGCCAGACGGTAGAAATCATCACCGCTAAAAATGCTCCCGGCGGTTCCGGTCCTTCGCGCGATTGGCTGACGCCGGGCTACGCCGCCAGTGCCCGCACACGTTCCAAGGTGCGCGCCTGGTTTAACGCAATCGAACAACAAGAGACCCTGGCCACAGGCCGTAGCTTGCTGGACAAGACCTTGCAGCGCGAAGGCAAGACTGCGGTCAATCTGGAAGAATTGGCGCGCAAGCTGGAATTCGCCAAACTGGAAGACCTGTTGCTGGCGCTCGGCAAGGATGAATTCAGCCTGCGCCACGTTGAACAGGCGCTGCATGATGATCCTGGCGTCAAGCCGCTAGAAAACTCCAGCGAATTCGAGGAAGCTGCGATTACTCGTAAAAGCCGCGCCTCCAGCGTGGTCCATGGCGGTAAATCCGGTGTGCTGGTGGTAGGCACCGACGGCCTGATGACGCAGTTGGCCAAGTGCTGCAAGCCGGCGCCACCCGATCCTGTGGTCGGCTTCATCACGCGCGGCAAGGGTGTATCGATCCATCGCGAAAACTGCAAAAACTTCGCTGAGATGCGTATCAAGGCGCCCGAGCGGGTGATTCAGACAACTTGGGGCGCACAAGAGGCGGAAACCGTCTACCCGGTAGATATCTTCGTGCTGGCCAGCGACCGCCAGGGTTTGCTGCGGGACATCTCGGAAGTGTTTCTGCGCGAGAAGATCAATGTCATCGGCGTCAGCACCCAGAGCGCCAAGGCGCATGCCCGGATGGCGTTCACGGCCGAAATCGCCTCCACCGCCCAACTACAAAAGGCCTTGACGGTGATCCGCGAGGTGAAAGGGGTGCTGGAAGCCAAGCGCCAGTAA
- a CDS encoding RICIN domain-containing protein — protein MSEKFIQWQANTLLGMGVADQIDGAALGLYPLAGSGANLVWNIDLSKNVILLEAGGQTLAVDFKDGRVSAEVPIVLSIYNGTPTKSQQWSFTARKGYITSLANTSLVIDDKVRGTNPGNPLWAYGFNGSVAQQWKPQDPYAFLASTGSLGFQ, from the coding sequence ATGTCTGAGAAATTCATTCAATGGCAGGCGAACACCCTTCTTGGCATGGGAGTGGCGGATCAAATCGACGGCGCGGCACTGGGACTTTATCCTCTCGCAGGATCTGGGGCAAATTTGGTATGGAACATCGATCTCAGCAAGAACGTAATCCTCCTCGAGGCCGGCGGACAAACATTGGCGGTTGACTTCAAAGATGGGCGAGTTTCCGCCGAGGTGCCGATTGTTCTCTCAATCTACAATGGGACGCCAACGAAATCACAGCAATGGAGCTTTACTGCGCGGAAGGGCTACATCACGTCGTTGGCGAACACTTCTCTGGTCATCGATGACAAAGTCAGGGGCACCAACCCCGGCAATCCGCTCTGGGCTTATGGCTTCAATGGCTCTGTCGCGCAGCAATGGAAACCCCAAGATCCGTATGCGTTTCTCGCATCCACAGGATCATTAGGTTTTCAGTAA
- a CDS encoding alpha/beta fold hydrolase: MTIATHKSVQCISPSGLHKMAYQEWGDPHNPNVLLCLHGVTRVSDDFDQLARAVCDTYRVVCPDIVGRGRSGWLRDPQYYVLPQYLNDVVTLLARLNAETVDLVGTSMGGLIGIGLASLPENPIRKLVLNDVGPSLNPDAMGRIGEYIGADMRFATFDEAAAYIRSISASFGPHTDAEWRKLAADVLRQNAQGEWIRHYDLKLAEPFKSTNPEAFKLAETLLWNAYKAITCPTLLVRGEQSDLLSVETAQLMTQSGPKAKLVELAGVGHAPTLLHTDQIEIVSDFLIG; this comes from the coding sequence ATGACCATCGCCACGCACAAGTCTGTTCAATGTATTTCTCCCTCCGGCCTGCATAAAATGGCCTATCAGGAATGGGGCGATCCGCACAATCCGAATGTGTTGCTGTGCCTGCATGGCGTGACCCGCGTATCGGACGATTTTGACCAGCTGGCGCGTGCCGTCTGCGACACCTATCGGGTAGTGTGTCCGGACATCGTGGGCCGCGGTCGCTCAGGCTGGCTGCGCGATCCGCAATACTATGTACTGCCGCAATACCTGAACGATGTGGTTACTCTGTTGGCGCGTCTCAACGCCGAAACCGTCGACCTGGTCGGCACTTCGATGGGCGGCCTGATCGGTATCGGCCTGGCTTCGCTTCCGGAAAATCCAATACGCAAACTGGTCTTGAACGATGTCGGTCCCAGCCTGAATCCGGATGCGATGGGGCGTATCGGCGAATATATCGGCGCCGACATGCGCTTCGCTACCTTTGATGAGGCCGCAGCCTATATTCGCTCTATCTCTGCTTCTTTCGGTCCGCATACGGACGCCGAGTGGCGCAAGCTGGCGGCCGATGTTCTGCGCCAGAACGCGCAAGGCGAATGGATACGCCATTACGATTTGAAGCTGGCTGAGCCGTTCAAGTCGACCAACCCGGAAGCATTCAAGTTGGCGGAAACGCTGCTGTGGAATGCCTATAAGGCGATTACTTGCCCGACATTGCTGGTGCGCGGTGAGCAGTCCGATTTGCTGTCTGTCGAGACCGCGCAACTGATGACGCAATCCGGGCCGAAAGCCAAGCTGGTGGAACTGGCCGGCGTCGGCCATGCTCCAACGCTACTGCATACCGACCAGATTGAAATTGTCAGCGATTTCCTGATCGGCTGA
- a CDS encoding diguanylate cyclase domain-containing protein: protein MTAGSLARRLNSEIQRLEFLRGSVGILLAWLFACMLLGVLVWGVSLAKIQSDRAEIEKNTFTKAAQLSKAYTEQLSRSIDQIDQITRNLQYDWQTFHGALKLEDQLRQGLYPRSAQIYASIVDSHGTIVTSTLDMANAPNIVDRDYFIFQQLNLDNHLRIEKPGTGGRSGRKVIRFTRRLAKADGTFDGIVVVGVEPAFLAAFTDASSLGTSDSLAIKDMDGDVLAAKMGDRIRSLPSIFRSPQIFESGGGVKRMPGDKFIDGESRIIAWQKLPGYPLVSFVGLSDAAAFAAYQSTADNYRNIAIAGSLLLLLLAAVGISFLSRLAWRKFQVNEVKNTYQLAIDGAHEGFYMVRALYDQQHNVVDFVIKDCNDQGASLVGYAKDELVGKKFSDLYSGAVAQRVLAIFRRAMEVGFYEDEFKPFHNNPQHTIWMSRRLVRSGHGLAMTIRDISETKSHEQALLKMANIEALTALPNRHWLMKFLPNALNQIRNRNGMFAILFIDLDNFKIINDTLGHDAGDELLQEAALRLQSVLRPVDRVVRLGGDEFTLLLDSVSSQEEVAQVAARINRKFSLPFEITEHKKVVSVGTSIGISLFPRDGNDSATLLKNADIAMYSAKAAGKGQFRFYGEQFSEHGIEC, encoded by the coding sequence ATGACTGCTGGCAGTTTAGCTAGGCGTCTTAATAGTGAAATTCAACGACTTGAATTTCTCCGAGGCAGCGTGGGTATACTTCTGGCATGGCTATTCGCCTGTATGTTATTGGGGGTTTTGGTCTGGGGGGTGTCGCTGGCAAAAATTCAAAGCGATAGGGCTGAAATTGAAAAGAATACATTCACGAAAGCGGCTCAGCTATCAAAGGCCTATACCGAACAACTTTCGCGCTCAATTGATCAAATCGATCAGATAACGCGCAATCTTCAATACGACTGGCAGACGTTCCATGGGGCGTTAAAGTTGGAGGACCAATTGCGGCAGGGCCTATACCCGCGGTCCGCGCAAATTTACGCCTCTATTGTGGATAGCCACGGAACGATCGTGACCAGCACCCTGGATATGGCTAATGCTCCCAATATCGTTGATAGGGACTATTTCATATTCCAGCAGTTGAATCTAGATAATCATCTGCGTATTGAAAAACCGGGTACAGGAGGGCGCTCCGGGAGAAAAGTGATTCGTTTTACGAGACGACTGGCAAAAGCAGATGGCACATTTGACGGCATAGTCGTTGTTGGCGTCGAACCAGCCTTTCTTGCAGCGTTCACCGATGCATCGAGCCTGGGCACGAGTGACAGTCTGGCTATTAAAGATATGGACGGCGATGTATTGGCAGCCAAAATGGGTGACCGCATTCGGTCATTGCCTTCGATATTTCGCTCCCCCCAAATATTTGAATCCGGTGGTGGTGTCAAGCGCATGCCGGGGGATAAGTTTATCGACGGCGAGTCGCGCATCATTGCTTGGCAAAAGCTGCCCGGCTATCCGCTTGTTTCTTTCGTCGGCTTATCCGACGCAGCTGCGTTTGCCGCATATCAATCTACTGCGGATAATTATCGCAACATTGCGATTGCGGGGAGTTTGCTTTTGCTTCTCCTAGCTGCGGTTGGCATATCCTTTTTGTCGCGATTGGCTTGGCGAAAATTTCAAGTCAATGAAGTAAAAAATACCTATCAGCTAGCCATTGATGGCGCTCATGAGGGTTTTTACATGGTGCGGGCTCTCTACGATCAACAACATAATGTGGTTGACTTCGTGATCAAGGACTGCAATGACCAAGGCGCAAGCCTTGTTGGCTATGCAAAGGACGAACTCGTTGGGAAAAAATTTTCCGACCTTTATTCAGGGGCGGTTGCGCAGCGTGTACTCGCCATTTTCCGCAGGGCGATGGAGGTTGGCTTTTATGAAGATGAATTCAAGCCTTTCCATAATAATCCGCAGCATACTATCTGGATGTCCCGGCGACTCGTCCGCTCCGGGCATGGGTTGGCGATGACGATAAGAGATATTTCCGAAACAAAATCTCACGAGCAAGCGCTTTTGAAGATGGCGAATATAGAAGCCCTGACAGCGCTCCCCAATCGTCACTGGTTAATGAAATTTCTGCCCAATGCGTTAAACCAGATTAGAAATCGCAATGGAATGTTTGCTATTCTTTTCATTGACCTGGATAACTTTAAAATTATCAATGATACGTTGGGTCACGATGCCGGGGATGAGTTGCTACAGGAAGCCGCACTGCGATTACAGTCCGTATTGAGGCCAGTGGACAGGGTGGTCCGCTTGGGTGGCGACGAATTCACGCTATTACTTGATTCAGTCTCAAGCCAGGAAGAAGTGGCTCAAGTGGCTGCTCGCATCAACCGGAAATTTTCCCTGCCGTTTGAAATTACAGAACACAAAAAGGTCGTCTCGGTCGGTACCTCTATCGGGATAAGTTTATTTCCGCGCGACGGCAACGATTCAGCAACGCTTCTCAAAAACGCGGATATCGCCATGTATTCTGCTAAAGCCGCGGGCAAGGGACAATTTCGATTTTATGGCGAACAATTTAGTGAGCACGGAATTGAATGCTGA
- a CDS encoding helix-turn-helix domain-containing protein, with amino-acid sequence MKAEDMMGYVNDIAAFSASADRRPGAAGQANDRGEEICRRLILARKLNRLDQRDAATTLGYSNSSQLYKIEAGQASVSREFIVRAAIAYGVSTDYLLGLSNEPERDPRTAEQVAVLRSVQGTVEQNVAAMVTVLLKNAGEVAPLRSHLESLTQRISLLQEAYDKVCRKNEVFQNDVLAGSILESAMGAAGDGACKAKQFVERRSMIADFRAKAATDDGSYPLFTKEGDA; translated from the coding sequence ATGAAGGCAGAGGACATGATGGGATACGTTAATGACATTGCGGCGTTTTCGGCGTCGGCTGACAGGCGGCCTGGTGCTGCCGGTCAAGCCAATGATCGAGGAGAAGAAATATGTCGTCGTCTCATTCTAGCCAGGAAGCTCAATCGCTTGGACCAGCGTGATGCGGCAACGACTTTGGGTTATAGCAATTCATCGCAGTTATACAAGATTGAAGCCGGCCAGGCTAGTGTGTCCAGGGAATTCATAGTGCGTGCGGCAATTGCCTATGGGGTGAGTACTGATTACCTCCTCGGGCTTTCCAATGAACCTGAGCGAGATCCGCGCACAGCTGAACAGGTGGCGGTGCTGCGGTCGGTGCAGGGAACCGTCGAGCAAAACGTCGCCGCAATGGTCACTGTCTTGCTCAAGAATGCCGGGGAGGTGGCGCCATTACGTTCGCACCTGGAGAGTCTAACTCAGCGAATCAGCCTGCTGCAGGAAGCGTACGACAAGGTATGCCGCAAGAACGAGGTATTCCAGAATGATGTCCTGGCAGGTTCGATCCTGGAGAGTGCGATGGGCGCCGCCGGCGACGGGGCGTGTAAGGCAAAGCAGTTTGTAGAACGTCGATCAATGATTGCAGATTTCCGCGCGAAAGCGGCAACGGACGATGGTAGCTATCCATTATTTACGAAAGAAGGCGATGCATAA
- a CDS encoding RusA family crossover junction endodeoxyribonuclease, protein MRYLVHANPGQFFQDQASACYCWRFTANQQANVVKGIKDACNEIVWDDDSQVVRLVASKHYAERACAVVAVGVAEGNL, encoded by the coding sequence GTGCGTTACCTTGTACATGCAAATCCCGGTCAGTTTTTCCAAGATCAAGCGAGCGCGTGCTATTGCTGGCGATTTACGGCCAACCAGCAAGCTAACGTGGTGAAGGGGATCAAGGATGCTTGCAACGAGATTGTGTGGGATGACGACTCGCAGGTAGTGCGCCTGGTAGCGAGTAAGCATTACGCCGAACGTGCATGTGCGGTAGTTGCTGTTGGTGTCGCGGAGGGCAATCTGTAA
- the gspD gene encoding type II secretion system secretin GspD, whose protein sequence is MPKPMFRAAFIVILLVCTTRVQPVFGVPTKVNLTDGTADQATMSFVGADIESVIKAIGQYTNTTFIIDPRVKGTINLVSEMPIGKNQAFDLLASTLRLQGYTVVRGDGFVKVVPEADAKLQVASTRETSVRGDQIATQIFTLNYESAANILPVLRPLISPNNTINANPGNNTLVVTDYAENLRRLGKMIAALDVPAASDMDIVPIRYAIASDVAVLLSKMLDSGGTTGTNPSDSTRTMILADPRTNSLLIRAPSIGRANLAKSLIAKLDQATTSAGNIHVVYLKNADAVNLAKTLRSITSFDTSTLTSESSGRASSGKMLQSSSTGNSGGMSQTSGAGASDATASNSAPSEKSLSSSGGSAAGFIQADRTTNTLIITASDPVYRNLRSVIDQLDTQIAQVHVEALIVAVTDSAASEIGVQWAALSGDKNSSYRRFAGTGFTGNQTGVNPTNPSANLLSAGIASAFKNNSGTPTTIGGGMQIGIIRQIAGQIGLGALASALNGTNGGNVLSLPSLTVEDNHEAKMLDGKNVPVTSGSQLQVGNANSVPFNTVDRKDVGTALKITPHILSGGTMRLEIAQEVSSVDSVSAAATQNLGPTFTTRSMNTTVVVNDGDIVALGGLIQDNHQSNVQKVPWLGDIPLIGNFFKYQSASRDKTTLMIFLRPSIIRSQQDNDAVVASRYDYLRTAQIKVQPDKSILTDFGSSVLPRLEDGGPFIDLRKSLNSKETPSSSTVAPTQDLLNNKLE, encoded by the coding sequence ATGCCAAAACCTATGTTTCGCGCCGCTTTTATTGTTATCTTGCTGGTCTGTACGACTAGAGTACAACCAGTGTTTGGAGTGCCAACTAAAGTTAATTTGACCGATGGCACAGCAGACCAGGCAACGATGAGTTTTGTGGGTGCAGACATTGAGTCTGTCATCAAGGCAATTGGGCAGTACACCAATACGACCTTCATCATAGATCCGCGCGTCAAAGGGACCATCAATCTGGTATCGGAAATGCCAATTGGAAAAAATCAGGCTTTTGATTTACTGGCATCAACCCTTAGATTGCAGGGCTATACGGTAGTGCGTGGTGATGGTTTCGTAAAGGTAGTGCCTGAAGCAGATGCCAAACTCCAGGTCGCGTCGACCCGCGAAACAAGCGTCAGGGGAGACCAGATTGCAACACAGATTTTTACGCTGAACTACGAATCTGCCGCAAATATTTTACCCGTTCTGAGGCCGTTGATTTCGCCAAACAATACAATCAACGCCAACCCTGGCAACAACACCTTGGTGGTGACCGATTACGCGGAAAATCTGCGGCGTCTGGGAAAAATGATTGCAGCGCTCGACGTTCCAGCAGCTAGCGATATGGATATAGTACCAATACGCTATGCTATTGCCAGCGACGTCGCTGTACTGCTCAGTAAAATGCTGGATTCGGGAGGCACGACTGGTACCAATCCCAGCGATAGTACTCGCACTATGATTCTGGCCGATCCACGCACCAATTCGCTGCTCATTCGGGCACCGTCCATAGGGCGTGCCAACTTGGCCAAATCATTGATCGCAAAGCTTGACCAAGCAACTACCAGCGCAGGAAATATCCACGTAGTTTACTTAAAGAATGCCGATGCCGTTAATCTGGCAAAAACCTTACGCTCCATCACATCCTTTGACACTTCGACACTAACATCAGAGTCGTCTGGACGCGCTAGCTCGGGAAAAATGCTGCAAAGCTCGAGCACTGGAAATTCAGGAGGTATGTCGCAGACTTCAGGTGCAGGAGCTTCAGATGCTACAGCTTCAAATTCCGCGCCTTCCGAGAAGTCATTGTCGTCAAGCGGAGGAAGCGCAGCAGGCTTTATTCAGGCAGATCGCACCACCAATACCTTGATCATTACGGCGAGCGATCCAGTCTATCGCAACCTTCGCAGCGTGATTGATCAGCTCGATACACAAATTGCTCAAGTTCATGTTGAAGCGCTGATAGTTGCAGTAACGGACTCTGCTGCAAGTGAAATCGGTGTGCAATGGGCAGCCCTGAGCGGAGACAAGAATAGCTCTTACCGCAGATTTGCTGGCACCGGATTTACTGGCAACCAAACAGGAGTCAATCCCACCAATCCGAGTGCGAACTTACTCAGCGCAGGAATTGCTAGTGCTTTTAAGAACAATTCGGGCACCCCAACAACTATCGGTGGCGGCATGCAAATTGGCATAATTCGCCAGATTGCCGGTCAAATAGGTCTTGGCGCACTAGCCAGCGCTCTAAACGGTACTAATGGCGGCAATGTATTATCACTTCCCAGTTTAACTGTGGAAGACAATCATGAAGCGAAGATGCTAGACGGAAAAAACGTCCCCGTTACATCTGGCTCGCAGCTTCAAGTTGGAAACGCCAACAGCGTTCCATTCAATACAGTCGATCGAAAGGATGTCGGCACCGCATTGAAAATAACACCGCATATTTTATCGGGTGGCACTATGCGCCTGGAAATTGCGCAAGAAGTTTCATCAGTTGACAGTGTTTCCGCAGCTGCAACACAAAATTTAGGCCCCACCTTCACTACTCGCTCCATGAATACAACCGTTGTGGTTAACGACGGCGATATTGTCGCACTGGGCGGCTTGATTCAAGACAATCACCAAAGCAACGTTCAAAAAGTACCATGGCTGGGAGATATCCCGCTTATCGGCAATTTCTTCAAATATCAATCTGCCTCTCGCGACAAAACTACGTTGATGATATTCCTCCGTCCCTCCATTATTCGTTCGCAGCAAGATAACGACGCTGTGGTAGCAAGCCGTTACGACTATCTCCGAACCGCTCAGATCAAAGTGCAGCCGGATAAAAGCATATTGACCGACTTCGGCTCCTCAGTTCTGCCACGCTTGGAAGATGGTGGGCCATTTATCGATTTACGCAAATCTCTCAACAGTAAAGAGACGCCATCTAGCTCAACAGTTGCTCCCACACAGGATCTACTGAACAATAAATTGGAATGA
- a CDS encoding RusA family crossover junction endodeoxyribonuclease, with protein sequence MNNFVVDGQPVAKGRPRFARVGRAVWTYGPAKTVSYEQQVSWAAKAAMLGASPLLGPLELCVTLYMQIPVSFSKIKRARAIAGDLRPTSKLTW encoded by the coding sequence ATGAACAATTTCGTTGTGGACGGTCAGCCGGTAGCGAAAGGGCGTCCGCGTTTCGCCAGAGTGGGAAGGGCAGTCTGGACGTACGGCCCGGCGAAGACAGTGTCCTACGAGCAGCAGGTGAGCTGGGCAGCCAAGGCGGCAATGCTTGGCGCCAGTCCGTTGTTGGGTCCTCTGGAGTTGTGCGTTACCTTGTACATGCAAATCCCGGTCAGTTTTTCCAAGATCAAGCGAGCGCGTGCTATTGCTGGCGATTTACGGCCAACCAGCAAGCTAACGTGGTGA
- a CDS encoding RidA family protein — protein sequence MTIQRLHVGKRLSEAAINNGTVYLAGQLAEDTTQNIEGQTRETLSHIDRLLAEAGSDKHHILSCQIYLADVKDFDGMNLIWDEWVSTSSAPPRATVEAKLARPEILIEIIVVAAQK from the coding sequence ATGACTATCCAGCGCCTGCACGTCGGCAAGAGACTTTCGGAAGCCGCCATCAATAACGGTACCGTGTACCTGGCTGGCCAGCTGGCCGAGGACACCACCCAGAACATCGAGGGCCAGACACGTGAAACGCTCAGTCATATCGACCGTTTGCTGGCTGAAGCGGGCAGCGACAAGCATCACATCTTGTCGTGTCAGATCTACCTGGCCGACGTCAAGGATTTCGATGGCATGAACCTGATCTGGGACGAATGGGTCTCCACCAGCAGTGCGCCGCCGCGCGCGACGGTAGAGGCCAAACTCGCACGTCCGGAAATTTTGATAGAAATTATCGTGGTTGCAGCACAAAAATAA
- a CDS encoding terminase small subunit, protein MTKVTKSGTPARKATKKGAKDPAKDAAPEVLADDSSAQARLRRAQEIVNGFDLPPKVKLFVVEYTKDMNGTQAAIRAGYSVKTANEQVAQHLAKLSIKQAVDAVMSDRIEQGIFDGDMVISRWVEISQANPNSLTQYWRVNCRYCWGEGHRYQFTPAEMGMRSKRSSIATPSARWMNSLSWTGTIRAALASMVTVIRIQIVRSAGARELGAHFLLTPAS, encoded by the coding sequence ATGACTAAGGTAACTAAGTCCGGAACCCCGGCGCGCAAGGCAACCAAGAAGGGGGCAAAGGATCCGGCGAAAGATGCCGCGCCTGAGGTCTTAGCTGATGACAGTTCTGCACAAGCGCGCCTCCGCCGTGCGCAGGAGATCGTCAACGGCTTTGATCTGCCTCCCAAGGTAAAGTTGTTCGTCGTCGAATACACCAAAGACATGAACGGGACTCAGGCCGCAATCCGGGCTGGCTATTCGGTAAAGACGGCTAATGAGCAAGTCGCACAGCACTTAGCAAAACTTAGTATCAAGCAAGCCGTCGATGCGGTAATGAGCGATCGCATCGAGCAGGGTATTTTCGACGGCGACATGGTGATTTCTCGGTGGGTGGAGATTTCTCAGGCTAATCCGAACAGCTTGACGCAATACTGGCGAGTGAACTGTCGTTATTGCTGGGGTGAGGGGCATCGTTATCAGTTCACGCCGGCGGAGATGGGGATGCGAAGCAAGCGCTCGTCGATAGCAACGCCAAGCGCGCGCTGGATGAACTCCCTGAGCTGGACTGGGACGATAAGGGCGGCCTTGGCTTCCATGGTAACCGTGATCCGCATCCAGATTGTCCGGAGTGCTGGGGCGAGGGAGTTGGGCGCCCATTTTTTACTGACACCCGCAAGCTAG